The Pseudomonas sp. R4-35-07 genome contains a region encoding:
- a CDS encoding peptidoglycan DD-metalloendopeptidase family protein, with product MSLTGPAQRMSKTSFQRLVLGLVLSSLLAACSSTPSGGARVVDRTNAAPQKPTVTTGQYVVRKGDTLFSIAFRYGWDYKALAARNNIPVPYTIHPGQTIRFDGRAGSAPTAVVTKSGSSASSSSKTTVITRPAGTAAPSVASKPAPAPLPPAGPAPTGWGWPSNGVLIGKFSSNGSLNKGIDIAGDLGQPVLAASDGTVVYAGSGLRGYGELVIIKHSDTYVSAYGHNRRLLVREGQQVKVGQTIAEMGSTGTDRVKLHFEIRRQGKPVDPLQFLPRR from the coding sequence GTGAGTCTCACAGGTCCTGCGCAGCGAATGAGTAAAACAAGCTTTCAGCGACTGGTGCTTGGCCTTGTCTTGAGTTCCTTACTGGCAGCCTGCTCGAGCACGCCATCCGGCGGTGCGCGGGTGGTTGACCGCACCAATGCGGCACCGCAGAAGCCGACGGTGACCACCGGCCAATACGTCGTGCGCAAGGGCGATACGCTGTTCTCGATTGCCTTCCGTTATGGTTGGGATTACAAGGCCCTCGCAGCTCGTAACAACATTCCCGTGCCCTATACGATTCATCCGGGGCAGACAATTCGTTTCGATGGCCGCGCCGGTTCGGCGCCCACGGCAGTTGTGACAAAGTCGGGATCTTCGGCTTCTTCTTCGAGCAAAACCACGGTTATCACCAGGCCTGCAGGTACCGCCGCACCTTCGGTGGCGAGCAAGCCGGCACCCGCGCCGTTGCCACCTGCAGGGCCGGCGCCGACCGGTTGGGGATGGCCTTCAAACGGCGTGTTAATTGGAAAATTCTCTTCAAACGGCAGTTTGAATAAAGGCATTGATATCGCCGGGGATTTGGGACAGCCTGTTTTGGCTGCGTCTGATGGGACAGTGGTGTACGCCGGGAGTGGTCTACGGGGCTACGGCGAGCTGGTCATCATCAAACACAGCGATACCTACGTCAGTGCCTACGGTCATAACCGCAGGTTGTTGGTTCGGGAGGGGCAGCAGGTCAAGGTCGGACAGACAATTGCCGAAATGGGTTCAACGGGTACAGACCGGGTGAAACTGCACTTTGAGATTCGCCGTCAAGGGAAACCTGTAGACCCACTGCAATTCCTACCCCGTCGTTGA
- the surE gene encoding 5'/3'-nucleotidase SurE has translation MRILISNDDGATAPGLAALHAALADYAECVVVAPDQDKSGASSSLTLDRPLHPKVLANGFISVNGTPTDCVHLAINSLLEHAPDLVVSGINLGANLGDDVLYSGTVAAALEGRFLGGIGFAFSFASRQLDNLATAAYYARKLVQAHASLNLPPRTVLNVNIPNLPLDHIRGIQLTRLGHRARAAAPLKVVDPRGKEGYWIAAAGDAEDGGEGTDFHAVMQGYVSITPLQFDRTFSDAFSGLDGWLEGLR, from the coding sequence ACGGTGCCACCGCACCCGGCCTCGCCGCGCTTCATGCTGCGCTGGCGGATTACGCCGAATGCGTGGTGGTGGCCCCCGACCAGGACAAGAGCGGCGCCAGCAGTTCGCTGACGCTCGACCGTCCGTTGCACCCCAAGGTGCTGGCCAATGGCTTTATCAGCGTGAACGGCACCCCCACCGACTGCGTGCACCTGGCGATCAACAGCTTGTTGGAGCACGCGCCGGACCTAGTGGTGTCGGGCATCAACCTGGGCGCGAACCTGGGCGATGACGTGCTGTATTCCGGCACCGTGGCGGCCGCCCTTGAAGGGCGCTTTCTCGGCGGTATCGGGTTCGCCTTTTCCTTCGCCTCACGGCAACTGGATAACCTGGCGACGGCGGCGTACTACGCGCGCAAGTTGGTGCAAGCGCACGCGTCCCTGAACCTGCCGCCGCGCACTGTGCTTAACGTCAATATCCCCAACCTGCCTCTTGACCATATTCGCGGTATCCAACTGACGCGGCTGGGGCACCGTGCCCGTGCGGCGGCGCCTTTGAAGGTGGTCGACCCGCGTGGCAAGGAAGGCTATTGGATCGCCGCGGCCGGCGACGCCGAGGATGGTGGCGAGGGCACGGACTTTCATGCGGTGATGCAAGGCTATGTATCGATTACCCCGTTGCAATTCGATCGCACCTTCAGTGATGCCTTCAGTGGACTTGATGGCTGGCTGGAGGGACTGCGCTGA
- a CDS encoding protein-L-isoaspartate(D-aspartate) O-methyltransferase, which translates to MTSQRTRERLIQRLYEEGLSNAQVLEVIRRTPRHLFVDEALAHRAYEDTALPIGHNQTISQPYMVARMSELLLAAGPLDKVLEIGTGSGYQTAVLSQLVERVFSVERIKVLQDRAKERLVELNLRNVVFRWGDGWEGWPALAPYNGIIVTAVATDVPQALLDQLAPGGRLVIPVGSGEVQQLMLIIREDNGFSRHVLGAVRFVPLLNGPLA; encoded by the coding sequence ATGACTTCCCAGCGCACGCGCGAGCGTTTGATCCAGCGTCTGTACGAAGAAGGCTTGTCCAACGCGCAGGTGCTGGAAGTGATCCGGCGTACGCCTCGGCACCTGTTTGTCGACGAAGCCCTGGCGCACCGCGCCTACGAAGACACGGCGTTGCCGATCGGCCACAACCAGACCATCTCCCAGCCCTATATGGTCGCCCGCATGAGTGAGCTGTTGCTGGCTGCCGGGCCGTTGGACAAGGTGCTGGAAATCGGCACCGGCTCCGGCTATCAGACCGCCGTGTTGTCTCAGCTGGTCGAACGGGTGTTCTCGGTCGAGCGCATCAAGGTTCTGCAGGACAGGGCCAAAGAGCGCCTGGTGGAGCTGAACCTGCGTAACGTAGTGTTTCGTTGGGGTGATGGCTGGGAAGGCTGGCCGGCATTGGCGCCCTATAACGGCATCATTGTCACTGCGGTGGCCACCGATGTGCCGCAAGCGCTGCTCGATCAACTGGCGCCCGGCGGCCGGCTGGTCATCCCGGTGGGCTCCGGCGAAGTGCAACAATTGATGCTCATTATTCGCGAGGACAATGGCTTTTCCCGGCATGTGCTCGGGGCTGTGCGCTTCGTGCCGCTGCTCAACGGCCCGCTGGCCTGA